A single window of Trichocoleus sp. FACHB-46 DNA harbors:
- a CDS encoding chlorophyll a/b-binding protein: protein MKTSTINTAQVPAVAPAYNGADRNAWIFGWNPQQELWNGRLAMIGFVAYLLWDLGGYSVLRDVLHLVR from the coding sequence ATGAAAACTTCAACCATCAATACAGCCCAAGTCCCTGCAGTAGCTCCCGCTTACAACGGTGCCGATCGCAATGCTTGGATCTTTGGCTGGAACCCACAGCAGGAGTTATGGAATGGCCGTTTAGCCATGATTGGTTTCGTTGCTTACTTGCTTTGGGATCTGGGCGGGTACAGCGTACTTCGGGATGTACTTCACCTAGTTCGGTAG
- a CDS encoding MAPEG family protein: MTQTAIFNPFFATMFLTLLVWVYMYVRRINFINSQKLRPKELAAPGVLAQISPPSVSSPSDNLKNLFEIPVLFYALVLYLFVIQQVDAVYLNAAWIFVGFRVLHSIVHCTFNLIMLRFYLYLFSTLAVWFIAFRAAFIHFGT; the protein is encoded by the coding sequence ATGACCCAAACTGCCATCTTCAATCCATTCTTTGCAACCATGTTTTTAACCCTCCTAGTCTGGGTGTATATGTACGTTCGTCGGATCAACTTCATCAATAGTCAGAAACTCCGCCCGAAGGAACTCGCTGCACCTGGTGTACTGGCGCAGATTTCACCACCCAGCGTCTCCAGTCCATCAGATAACCTAAAAAATCTATTTGAGATTCCGGTACTTTTCTATGCGCTCGTTCTATATCTTTTCGTCATACAGCAAGTTGATGCAGTGTACTTAAACGCTGCATGGATTTTTGTTGGATTCCGCGTATTGCATAGCATTGTCCACTGTACATTCAATCTCATTATGCTTCGGTTCTATCTCTACCTATTTTCCACGCTTGCAGTGTGGTTTATTGCTTTCCGTGCAGCCTTTATCCACTTTGGTACGTAG
- a CDS encoding NAD(P)/FAD-dependent oxidoreductase: MKLSKPSDDQQPTHRIVIVGGGFGGLYAAKELGRSQQFDVTLIDKRNFHLFQPLLYQVATGKLSPGDISSPLRAILSRHRQVKVLMDEVLDIDPQQHQVTLSSGTLPYDTLIVATGVSHHYFGNEQWADVAPGLKTIEDALEMRRRIFLAFEAAEKETDPEKRRAWLTFVVVGGGPTGVELAGALADLAYTALKDDFRSIDTKETRILLLEGVDRVLPPYPPDLSAKAARSLEDLGVVVETQTLVTNITTDAVTVRQGEQTRQIPTKTVLWAAGVRASKMGTVLAERAGAELDRVGRVIVNPDLSLPGEPDIFVVGDLAHYAHQDDKPLPGVAPVAMHEGAYVAKLLQRRLQGEDLPPFRYSDAGSLAVIGHNAAVANFGWLKISGFPAWLIWVFVHIYYLIEFDNKMIVMIQWFWHYFTRKGGARLITGEEGKLNESEFTAEVERDRTLIR; the protein is encoded by the coding sequence ATGAAGCTCTCAAAGCCATCTGATGATCAGCAACCTACTCACAGAATTGTCATTGTTGGGGGTGGCTTTGGTGGTTTATATGCCGCTAAAGAACTAGGACGCTCTCAGCAATTCGATGTTACCCTAATTGACAAACGTAACTTCCATTTATTTCAACCGTTGCTTTACCAAGTCGCCACTGGAAAACTTTCTCCTGGCGACATTTCATCCCCCCTACGAGCTATCCTCAGCCGTCATCGTCAAGTTAAGGTTTTGATGGATGAAGTGCTAGACATTGATCCTCAACAGCACCAGGTGACTTTATCGAGTGGAACTTTACCCTACGACACTCTAATTGTCGCGACGGGGGTGAGCCACCATTACTTTGGGAACGAACAATGGGCAGACGTGGCACCAGGTCTCAAAACCATTGAAGATGCCCTGGAAATGCGCCGACGGATTTTTCTCGCCTTTGAAGCCGCTGAAAAAGAAACAGATCCCGAGAAACGGCGAGCTTGGTTAACCTTTGTGGTGGTTGGTGGCGGGCCAACGGGAGTAGAGTTGGCAGGAGCCTTGGCAGATTTGGCTTATACGGCACTGAAGGATGATTTTCGCAGCATTGATACGAAGGAGACTCGGATCTTATTGCTCGAAGGTGTCGATCGCGTGCTCCCACCTTATCCACCCGACCTTTCAGCGAAGGCTGCGCGATCGCTCGAAGATTTGGGTGTTGTGGTTGAAACCCAAACCTTGGTGACAAATATTACCACAGATGCCGTAACCGTTCGCCAAGGTGAGCAAACTCGGCAAATCCCGACCAAAACGGTGCTTTGGGCAGCAGGCGTTCGTGCTTCTAAGATGGGCACCGTGCTAGCGGAGCGGGCAGGTGCAGAACTCGATCGCGTGGGCCGAGTCATCGTCAATCCTGACTTAAGTTTGCCGGGAGAACCTGACATTTTTGTCGTCGGGGATCTGGCACATTACGCCCATCAAGATGATAAGCCGCTACCAGGCGTTGCTCCAGTAGCGATGCATGAAGGCGCTTATGTCGCTAAGTTGCTCCAACGTCGCTTGCAAGGAGAAGATTTGCCTCCCTTCCGCTATTCAGACGCGGGTAGCTTGGCGGTGATTGGTCATAATGCCGCTGTGGCCAACTTTGGTTGGTTGAAAATCTCAGGGTTCCCAGCTTGGCTGATTTGGGTCTTTGTCCACATCTACTATTTGATCGAGTTTGATAACAAGATGATCGTGATGATCCAATGGTTTTGGCACTACTTTACTCGCAAAGGTGGAGCTCGCCTCATTACAGGTGAGGAGGGCAAATTGAATGAGAGCGAGTTTACCGCAGAAGTAGAGCGCGATCGCACTTTAATCCGCTAA
- a CDS encoding cytochrome P450 — MADTSPRLLNGPTNPSLWQRRLWGLRFLFRPLETLEARTQAYGDDYRVSPPDTKPALVYFSTPEALEAIFTAKPEQLSAGGGNQILRVLLGKHGIVLLEGQAHQRQRQLLMPPFHGDRMRSYAQIIQDITTQVRSPWRVGTTFAVRPAMQSISLQVILKAVFGLNGGPRYDQLQQALTQMLDGFGSPFGAMFLFYPFLQQDWGAWSPWGRFLRLRQQVDDLLYAEISDRRSQAEVGRTDILALLMAARDSEGQPLSEVELRDELITLLFAGHETTASALAWALYWIASLPEVRSKLLAEIEGLQPSPDSMAIARLPYLSAVCQETLRLYPIALSAFPRVVKQPLEIAGYALEPGTLVMPSIYLAHHRAEVYPEPKQFRPERFLERQFSPYEYFPFGGGDRRCIGAAFALFEMKLVLFELVSHLEMAIVNPKPIRPMRRGLTVAPSDRFQLRVTNIR; from the coding sequence ATGGCTGACACCTCTCCACGGCTCCTGAATGGTCCTACTAACCCTTCCCTTTGGCAACGTCGCCTCTGGGGTCTGCGCTTTCTGTTTCGCCCGCTAGAAACCTTAGAAGCTCGCACTCAAGCGTATGGCGATGACTATCGCGTCTCTCCTCCAGACACCAAACCCGCCTTGGTCTATTTCAGCACCCCCGAAGCGCTGGAAGCTATTTTCACCGCCAAACCAGAGCAACTGAGTGCTGGAGGAGGCAATCAGATTCTTAGAGTCCTCCTCGGTAAGCATGGCATTGTCTTGTTGGAAGGCCAAGCTCACCAACGCCAGCGCCAGCTCTTGATGCCTCCCTTTCATGGCGATCGCATGCGCTCCTATGCTCAAATCATTCAGGATATTACTACTCAAGTGAGGAGCCCGTGGAGGGTGGGCACCACATTTGCCGTGCGGCCTGCAATGCAGTCAATTTCTTTGCAGGTGATTCTCAAAGCTGTATTTGGTCTCAACGGCGGGCCACGTTATGACCAGTTGCAGCAAGCGCTGACTCAAATGCTCGATGGTTTTGGTTCTCCCTTCGGAGCGATGTTCCTGTTCTATCCTTTCTTGCAGCAGGACTGGGGAGCCTGGAGCCCTTGGGGACGGTTCTTACGGCTTCGTCAGCAAGTGGATGATCTGCTTTATGCTGAGATATCCGATCGCCGGAGTCAGGCGGAGGTGGGGCGAACGGATATCTTGGCTTTACTCATGGCAGCCCGTGACTCGGAAGGGCAACCGCTGAGCGAGGTCGAACTGCGAGATGAACTGATCACGCTCTTGTTTGCAGGGCACGAAACCACAGCCTCAGCCCTTGCTTGGGCTTTGTACTGGATTGCCTCTTTGCCGGAAGTGCGTAGCAAGCTGCTCGCAGAAATAGAGGGATTGCAACCCAGTCCTGATTCGATGGCGATCGCGCGGTTGCCCTATCTTAGCGCCGTCTGTCAGGAAACCTTGCGGCTCTATCCAATCGCTCTCAGTGCGTTTCCTCGGGTAGTGAAGCAACCGCTGGAGATTGCAGGCTATGCTCTCGAACCCGGTACCTTGGTCATGCCCTCGATTTATCTGGCACATCACCGAGCAGAGGTTTATCCAGAACCGAAGCAGTTTAGACCAGAGCGGTTTTTAGAGCGACAGTTTTCTCCTTACGAGTACTTTCCCTTTGGGGGAGGTGATCGCCGCTGTATTGGAGCGGCCTTTGCCTTGTTTGAGATGAAGTTGGTGTTGTTTGAGTTGGTATCGCATCTAGAGATGGCGATCGTCAACCCTAAACCGATTCGACCGATGCGGCGGGGATTGACGGTTGCTCCTTCTGACCGCTTTCAACTGCGGGTGACTAACATTCGTTGA
- a CDS encoding LuxR C-terminal-related transcriptional regulator, protein MASSLGFLFETIRQTPSKSVLRLHIAPKIGEYFAAKRSAIFFFDQKRFSDRNLQKILKIALSTELNPVARYLAERHAPVHEGLVTTPKTWKLICPRPDHWHVMAGPIINQGQIVGTVGCTREQTMSAFNSENLVDLSAIYLHLSTWVATMEAPGIILQHQSLNTPSPEKLRQYLTPRELQIAELVALGQTNAEIGHQLWITENSVKQALKRMFRKLEVSSRAEMVAKLLDKRLH, encoded by the coding sequence ATGGCAAGTTCCTTAGGGTTTCTGTTTGAAACGATCCGCCAAACCCCTAGCAAATCTGTTCTCCGCTTGCACATTGCCCCTAAGATCGGTGAATATTTTGCCGCGAAGCGATCTGCCATCTTTTTCTTCGATCAAAAACGCTTCAGCGATCGCAATCTTCAGAAAATCCTGAAAATTGCCCTGTCCACCGAGCTGAATCCGGTAGCTCGTTATCTAGCAGAGCGGCATGCTCCCGTTCATGAAGGCTTAGTCACAACGCCCAAGACTTGGAAGTTAATTTGTCCCCGCCCTGATCACTGGCATGTAATGGCAGGACCAATTATTAATCAGGGTCAAATTGTAGGCACAGTCGGTTGTACTCGTGAACAAACGATGTCTGCGTTTAACAGCGAAAATTTAGTTGATTTGAGTGCCATTTACTTACACTTATCAACTTGGGTGGCAACTATGGAGGCACCTGGCATTATATTGCAGCACCAATCACTCAACACCCCTTCTCCAGAGAAGCTACGCCAATATTTAACACCCCGTGAGTTGCAGATTGCAGAACTGGTGGCATTGGGACAAACCAATGCAGAAATTGGCCATCAACTTTGGATTACGGAAAACTCTGTAAAGCAAGCTCTAAAGCGCATGTTCCGTAAGCTTGAGGTTTCCTCTCGCGCAGAAATGGTTGCAAAGCTCTTAGATAAAAGGCTCCACTGA
- a CDS encoding cupredoxin domain-containing protein, producing the protein MNIINKTPLLGSILGWGLLSMTSGSVVAEIASRPVVAQVVAQVNHETGHATEQTGQFQRIEQPLWLKGAVTAGGLGLVGLELWWFLLSKPKSRQATTQAGVQEVTITVDGGYEPSQIVVQAGQPVRLNFDRQDPSSCLEEVRFPDFHIAQALLLHQTTAIEFTPDKPGRYEFTCGMNMFRGVVEVRKSSI; encoded by the coding sequence ATGAACATTATCAACAAAACACCACTACTCGGTAGCATCCTAGGTTGGGGGTTGTTGAGCATGACCTCTGGGTCAGTAGTGGCAGAGATAGCTTCTAGGCCAGTAGTAGCGCAAGTAGTGGCACAAGTGAATCACGAAACGGGGCATGCAACCGAGCAAACAGGACAATTCCAACGGATTGAGCAACCCTTGTGGCTAAAAGGAGCAGTAACAGCGGGGGGATTGGGATTAGTGGGTCTGGAGTTATGGTGGTTCCTGCTCAGTAAACCTAAATCCCGTCAAGCCACTACACAGGCGGGAGTTCAGGAAGTCACGATTACCGTAGATGGTGGTTATGAACCCAGCCAAATTGTGGTGCAAGCAGGGCAACCCGTACGCTTAAATTTCGATCGCCAAGACCCTAGCAGTTGTCTAGAGGAAGTCCGATTTCCTGACTTTCACATTGCCCAAGCCTTACTACTGCATCAAACCACCGCGATCGAGTTTACCCCAGACAAACCAGGCAGATATGAGTTCACCTGCGGCATGAATATGTTTCGAGGCGTGGTGGAAGTGCGAAAATCGAGCATCTAA
- a CDS encoding helicase-related protein: MQENTLILTSSLTSVRQWQRELLDKTTLPPDAIAEYSGESKQTAPITLATYQIPSYRASKDGEFPHFQLFNARSWGLIIYDEVHLLPAPIFRITAELQTRHRLGLTATLIREDGKEGDVFALIGPKRYDVPWRELEGQGFIAAAKCTEIRISQTTARQMEYAVADKRHQFRIAAENPCKHEVVRSLLQKEHGHCILIIGEFLEQLKQIATLTRLPLVTGKTPQAERDRRYQQFRSGEISGLILSPVGNFALDLPDADVLIQVSGKYGSRQEEAQRLGRVLRPKSDGRSAQFYTLVSLRTCEEEFARHRQLFLAEQGYSYHIEILAE, translated from the coding sequence GTGCAGGAAAATACGCTGATTCTCACCAGCAGCCTCACCTCCGTTCGCCAGTGGCAGCGCGAACTACTGGATAAAACGACATTACCTCCAGATGCGATCGCCGAGTACAGTGGGGAATCAAAACAGACGGCTCCGATCACGTTAGCGACGTACCAAATCCCGAGCTATCGCGCCAGCAAAGACGGGGAGTTTCCGCACTTTCAACTGTTTAACGCGCGATCGTGGGGGTTGATTATCTATGACGAAGTGCATCTGTTGCCCGCCCCCATCTTCCGCATTACAGCTGAACTGCAGACCCGCCACCGTCTCGGACTGACCGCCACCCTGATTCGTGAAGATGGCAAAGAAGGAGATGTTTTCGCCCTGATTGGCCCCAAACGCTACGATGTGCCCTGGCGCGAACTTGAAGGTCAAGGCTTCATTGCGGCAGCGAAATGCACCGAGATTCGCATTTCTCAAACCACAGCCCGACAGATGGAATATGCAGTTGCTGACAAGCGCCACCAGTTTCGGATTGCCGCAGAAAATCCGTGTAAGCATGAAGTGGTGCGATCGCTGCTACAGAAGGAGCACGGCCATTGCATCTTGATCATTGGGGAATTTTTGGAGCAACTGAAGCAGATCGCTACATTAACCAGGCTACCGCTCGTGACAGGCAAAACACCCCAAGCAGAACGCGATCGCCGCTACCAGCAGTTCCGATCCGGTGAAATCTCCGGGCTGATTTTGTCTCCAGTCGGCAACTTTGCGCTCGATTTACCTGATGCCGATGTGCTAATTCAGGTGTCTGGCAAGTACGGCTCCCGGCAGGAAGAAGCCCAGCGGCTCGGTCGAGTCTTGCGTCCCAAGTCGGATGGTCGCAGCGCCCAATTTTACACGCTGGTTTCCTTACGTACCTGTGAAGAAGAGTTTGCTCGTCATCGCCAGTTGTTTCTGG
- a CDS encoding heavy metal-responsive transcriptional regulator, protein MIAQEAGKQIGSVAKASGVPIKTIRYYEELGLLKTIGRTEGGYRLFDPGIFTRLSFIKRAQKLGLSLAEIKEFLDVHDQGELPCDHVKVKLEDKVAEIDQQIQQLQVLKLELEGLLSGWETRPANPETTICPIIQGY, encoded by the coding sequence ATGATAGCTCAAGAAGCAGGAAAACAAATTGGTTCGGTTGCTAAAGCTAGCGGTGTGCCAATTAAAACTATTCGGTATTACGAAGAGCTAGGACTGCTCAAAACCATCGGCAGAACTGAGGGAGGCTATCGCCTTTTTGATCCGGGAATCTTCACCCGCTTGAGCTTCATCAAACGGGCGCAGAAGTTGGGATTGAGTTTGGCAGAGATTAAAGAGTTTCTCGATGTGCACGATCAAGGAGAATTACCTTGCGATCACGTCAAAGTCAAGCTAGAAGACAAAGTGGCCGAAATTGACCAGCAAATCCAGCAATTGCAAGTTCTCAAGCTGGAGTTAGAAGGTTTACTCTCTGGCTGGGAAACCAGACCCGCCAACCCCGAAACCACGATTTGTCCAATTATCCAGGGTTATTAA
- a CDS encoding DUF4383 domain-containing protein has protein sequence MQTSTTSASGIRYAALSLGLLFLLLGLAGFLPAFVSPSANFTSEPGFGYIFGVFPTNYFHNAIGLLVGIWGIAASTSLTGAIVFNRIFALLYAASVVLGLLPSTNTLFGLAPLFGNNVWLDAITAAIAFYFGFVKSAEVEGPSVSRTQPSV, from the coding sequence ATGCAAACATCAACTACTTCAGCTTCAGGAATTCGTTATGCGGCCCTTAGTCTGGGTCTACTCTTCTTATTACTGGGCTTGGCTGGATTTTTGCCTGCTTTTGTCTCTCCCTCTGCAAACTTTACCTCCGAACCAGGCTTCGGCTATATATTTGGGGTATTCCCAACTAACTATTTCCATAATGCCATCGGCCTTTTAGTGGGTATTTGGGGAATTGCGGCATCTACAAGTTTAACTGGAGCGATTGTGTTTAATCGCATCTTTGCTCTCCTTTATGCAGCAAGTGTTGTTTTAGGACTGCTTCCTTCTACCAATACTCTATTCGGACTTGCTCCACTTTTTGGCAATAACGTTTGGCTCGATGCCATTACTGCTGCGATCGCTTTCTACTTCGGCTTTGTGAAGTCCGCTGAAGTTGAGGGGCCGAGTGTTTCTAGAACTCAACCTAGCGTATAA
- a CDS encoding helix-turn-helix transcriptional regulator, with translation MLTSLREAMPMSAANREEDKHSYSATVILEESSAALSPHAIVEISTAPEYAEKLRQGKSFLNLVLVNVATGINQHRLRQTRSKSKGTSDLINLYNETEKIGALQKPAIARLEKLFRAILKQEEFWSQRANWILTRLEQWKVDRRMPVDCSIPGMLSVEADPTLPEEEAWQESIVISACAFYTASEWLGNLDLSGFSVDEVEKLLGIRSTDEFVADPALFQGREIEQVATGYPILTGAQALINNQWEDGEYPYWKKLVGEGFIQHNIVRQSPSSRQIELVPGKAAWEIIQQFGPEAAYVLLIFSSYATDSEQPWEQQIRLRGTDLIKLFGWDKRTDITLGQKLKKISHLVELVCSLSVLISNINVGANRYNVARGPMWMLEELECVGQLALTVDTEQPGSLQYEAGEPDELYIKVRPGSWTEKFLNAKDFSGGKQALCQYGYLAKSTLQINPYRQRLASKLAIFLTIMSRIRCDGRYEVGTLLERLEPKELMMALQTNKQRRNALISQWNHALLTLHELGWQIEFDLETYPDCIRPEWGIDKNSKQAKVRPRNWLTIWLKAIVIIQPTILIQEKLGAVLGSDAASDSEPFTPIQRALERSKTLTSADLSIALDNLGWSKAQLAKKLGVDRSLITRWIKGERSIQPKHQNQIRTLLKL, from the coding sequence ATGTTGACCAGCCTCCGTGAAGCCATGCCCATGAGTGCAGCAAATCGCGAAGAAGATAAGCATTCTTACAGCGCAACAGTCATCCTAGAGGAGAGCAGCGCTGCACTTAGTCCCCATGCCATCGTGGAGATTAGCACCGCACCAGAGTACGCCGAGAAACTACGTCAGGGCAAATCATTCCTCAACCTGGTATTAGTCAACGTGGCGACTGGCATCAACCAGCATCGATTACGCCAAACCCGTTCTAAGAGTAAAGGCACCAGTGATTTAATCAACCTCTACAACGAAACTGAAAAAATCGGCGCATTACAAAAGCCAGCGATCGCTCGTTTAGAGAAACTATTCAGAGCTATTTTGAAACAAGAAGAGTTCTGGAGCCAAAGAGCCAATTGGATTCTAACTCGGCTAGAGCAATGGAAAGTAGACAGACGCATGCCAGTAGATTGCTCAATTCCAGGCATGTTATCTGTAGAAGCAGACCCCACTTTACCTGAAGAAGAAGCTTGGCAAGAATCAATCGTTATCAGTGCCTGTGCTTTCTATACGGCGAGTGAGTGGTTAGGCAACCTTGACCTATCTGGATTCTCAGTTGATGAGGTTGAAAAACTCCTAGGAATTCGCTCAACCGATGAGTTCGTGGCTGACCCAGCTCTATTTCAAGGGCGAGAGATTGAACAAGTAGCCACTGGTTATCCAATTCTGACAGGAGCGCAAGCACTAATCAACAATCAGTGGGAGGATGGAGAATATCCCTACTGGAAAAAGCTGGTTGGAGAAGGGTTTATTCAGCACAACATTGTTCGTCAGAGTCCATCAAGCCGCCAGATCGAGCTAGTTCCGGGCAAAGCTGCATGGGAGATCATTCAGCAGTTTGGTCCGGAGGCGGCTTATGTGCTGCTGATTTTCTCATCCTACGCCACAGATTCAGAGCAACCTTGGGAACAGCAAATTCGGCTAAGGGGAACCGACTTAATCAAGCTGTTCGGTTGGGATAAACGCACAGATATTACTTTAGGACAGAAGCTCAAGAAGATCAGCCACTTAGTCGAACTAGTTTGTAGTCTATCGGTACTCATTAGCAACATCAACGTGGGCGCAAATCGCTATAACGTGGCGCGAGGACCGATGTGGATGTTGGAAGAACTAGAATGTGTCGGGCAGTTGGCACTCACAGTCGATACCGAACAGCCTGGCTCTCTTCAATATGAAGCAGGAGAGCCTGACGAGCTATACATTAAAGTCCGCCCTGGTAGCTGGACGGAGAAATTTCTCAATGCCAAGGATTTTAGTGGTGGCAAGCAAGCGCTTTGTCAGTACGGATATTTAGCCAAAAGCACGTTGCAGATCAATCCTTATCGTCAACGCTTAGCTTCTAAACTAGCTATCTTTCTAACCATCATGAGTCGGATTCGTTGTGATGGTCGTTACGAAGTCGGAACACTGCTAGAACGATTGGAACCCAAAGAGCTGATGATGGCGCTCCAAACCAATAAGCAGCGGCGCAATGCATTGATTAGCCAGTGGAATCATGCGTTGCTGACGCTCCACGAGTTAGGCTGGCAAATTGAGTTTGATCTAGAAACATATCCAGACTGTATCAGACCAGAATGGGGTATCGATAAAAATTCTAAGCAGGCTAAAGTACGTCCCCGCAACTGGTTAACGATTTGGCTCAAGGCGATCGTCATCATTCAGCCAACGATTCTAATTCAGGAAAAATTAGGAGCAGTCCTAGGCTCAGATGCAGCTTCCGACTCTGAACCTTTTACGCCAATTCAGCGCGCCTTAGAACGCTCAAAAACACTAACAAGCGCAGATTTATCGATCGCTTTAGATAATCTAGGCTGGTCTAAAGCCCAACTAGCAAAGAAACTGGGGGTCGATCGCTCCCTAATTACGCGGTGGATTAAGGGAGAGCGATCCATTCAACCAAAACACCAAAACCAAATTCGTACACTTCTGAAACTTTAG